One window of the Euwallacea similis isolate ESF13 chromosome 28, ESF131.1, whole genome shotgun sequence genome contains the following:
- the LOC136417544 gene encoding 15-hydroxyprostaglandin dehydrogenase [NAD(+)]-like → MAAFDIKGKIALVTGGANGIGLAYVNELLKHGLKGISIVDISSHGDEVAADINKKHGDGTAIFIKASVISKQELSDAFDKTVAHFKGLDIVINNAGIMFDADWEKQIALNCNAVVEGSLLAIKHFGKNHGGKGGVVANIASILGLQKLSGCPIYVGTKHFVVGLTRSFGSEFFWNETGIKFVTMCPGVTDTPLISEAGRFALQGYPKLGEVLANELGSLPAQPPTNVAEGMITLITKGENGSVWVSEGGQPVYEVAIPDRTTLRKQ, encoded by the exons ATGGCAGCTTTTGATATCAAAGGGAAAATCGCCCTAGTTACCGGGGGAGCCAACGGCATTGGCTTGGCCTATGTGAACGAACTGCTGAAGCATGGATTGAAG gGAATCTCTATTGTTGACATAAGCTCACACGGTGACGAAGTAGCTGCAGACATAAACAAGAAGCACGGAGACGGAACCGCCATTTTCATCAAAGCAAGTGTGATCAGCAAACAGGAGCTTTCAG ATGCCTTCGATAAGACTGTCGCTCATTTCAAAGGTCTGGACATCGTAATTAACAACGCAGGAATCATGTTTGACGCTGATTGGGAGAAACAAATTGCCCTCAATTGT AACGCCGTAGTCGAAGGCAGTCTCCTGGCAATCAAGCACTTCGGCAAGAACCACGGTGGCAAGGGAGGAGTGGTGGCAAACATCGCTTCCATCTTAGGGCTCCAGAAGCTGTCCGGTTGCCCCATTTACGTGGGCACCAAGCACTTCGTGGTGGGCTTAACCAGGTCCTTTGGCTCCGAGTTCTTCTGGAACGAAACCGGGATCAAGTTCGTCACAATGTGTCCTGGAGTCACTGACACCCCTCTGATTTCCGAGGCTGGCCGTTTCGCCTTGCAAGGATACCCCAAATTGGGCGAGGTTTTGGCTAACGAGCTTGGATCTTTGCCCGCACAACC GCCAACCAACGTAGCAGAAGGCATGATCACCCTAATTACCAAAGGAGAAAATGGAAGCGTCTGGGTGTCCGAAGGTGGACAGCCCGTCTACGAGGTGGCCATTCCAGACAGAACCACTTTGCGCAAGCAATAG